The proteins below are encoded in one region of Citrobacter enshiensis:
- a CDS encoding TetR family transcriptional regulator, protein MSYLNRDERREVILQAAMRVALQEGFNAMTVRRIATEASVATGQLHHHFSNAGELKSQAFIRLIRTLLDTNIAPENATWRMRLHAMLGSHDGGFEPYIKLWREAQILADKDPEIKNAYLLTMKMWHEDTARLIEQGREAGEFTFTDGTAEDIAWRLIALVCGLDGMYALGMTEMADPAFERHLDHMISQELFI, encoded by the coding sequence ATGAGCTATTTAAATCGGGATGAACGTCGCGAAGTGATTCTGCAGGCAGCCATGCGCGTTGCGTTACAGGAAGGCTTTAACGCAATGACGGTAAGACGTATTGCGACAGAAGCCAGCGTGGCGACCGGGCAACTTCACCACCATTTTAGCAATGCAGGCGAACTGAAGTCGCAGGCCTTTATCCGTCTGATTCGTACCCTACTGGATACCAACATCGCACCGGAGAACGCCACCTGGCGCATGCGTCTTCATGCCATGCTGGGCAGCCACGACGGCGGTTTTGAACCCTACATCAAACTCTGGCGAGAAGCGCAAATCCTTGCGGACAAAGACCCTGAAATCAAAAATGCGTATCTGCTGACGATGAAAATGTGGCACGAAGATACCGCGCGACTGATCGAGCAAGGTCGTGAGGCCGGTGAGTTCACCTTTACCGACGGCACGGCGGAGGACATTGCCTGGCGTTTAATTGCGCTGGTTTGTGGTCTGGACGGTATGTACGCGCTTGGCATGACTGAAATGGCGGATCCCGCCTTTGAGCGGCATCTGGATCAC
- a CDS encoding MFS transporter: protein MFRQWLTLVIIVLVYIPVAIDATVLHVAAPTLSMTLGASGNELLWIIDIYSLVMAGMVLPMGALGDRIGFKRLLLLGGTLFGLASLAAAFAHNASLLIATRALLAIGAAMIVPATLAGIRATFSEARHRNMALGVWAAVGSGGAAFGPLVGGMLLEHFYWGSVFLINVPIVILVMGLTARFVPPQAGRREQSLNLAHAIMLIIAILLLVYSAKTALKGHLAVGVIALTLLVGALLLAAFVRIQLAASRPMIDMRLFTHRIILSGVVMAMTAMITLVGFELLMAQELQFVHGLTPYQAGLFMLPVMVASGFSGPIAGMLVSRLGLRWVATGGMALSALSFYGLALTDFSSQQWQAWGLMALLGFSAASALLASTAAIMAAAPAEKAAAAGAIETMAYELGAGLGIAIFGLLLSRSFSASVMLPTGLSEQDIERASSSMGEAVQLAHTLSPTLGDAVLGAARQAFTWSHSVALSSAGSLLILLAVGMWFSLSKIKQH, encoded by the coding sequence ATGTTTCGTCAGTGGTTAACGTTAGTGATTATTGTGCTGGTCTACATCCCTGTTGCGATTGACGCAACGGTGCTGCATGTTGCCGCCCCCACGCTGAGTATGACGCTGGGCGCCAGTGGCAACGAGCTGCTGTGGATCATTGATATTTATTCTCTGGTGATGGCCGGGATGGTCTTACCGATGGGCGCGCTGGGCGACCGCATTGGTTTTAAACGTCTGCTGTTGTTGGGCGGGACCCTGTTTGGTCTGGCCTCGCTGGCTGCCGCGTTTGCCCATAACGCCAGTCTGCTGATTGCAACGCGGGCGCTGCTGGCGATCGGTGCTGCAATGATTGTGCCTGCGACGCTGGCGGGGATCCGCGCCACCTTTTCTGAAGCGCGTCATCGCAATATGGCGCTTGGCGTATGGGCCGCCGTAGGATCGGGGGGCGCGGCGTTCGGTCCGCTGGTCGGCGGTATGTTGCTGGAGCATTTCTACTGGGGCTCGGTATTTCTGATCAACGTCCCGATTGTCATACTGGTGATGGGATTGACGGCGCGCTTTGTTCCGCCACAGGCAGGCCGTCGCGAGCAGTCGCTCAACCTGGCGCACGCGATCATGTTGATCATCGCCATTTTGCTGTTGGTCTATAGCGCAAAGACGGCGCTGAAAGGGCATCTCGCGGTCGGCGTGATTGCGTTGACGTTACTGGTGGGGGCGCTGTTACTGGCCGCGTTTGTGCGCATCCAACTGGCGGCTTCGCGCCCGATGATCGACATGCGTCTTTTTACCCACCGTATCATCCTGAGCGGCGTGGTGATGGCGATGACCGCGATGATCACGTTGGTGGGATTTGAACTGCTGATGGCGCAGGAGCTACAGTTTGTTCACGGTCTGACACCGTATCAGGCAGGACTGTTTATGCTGCCCGTGATGGTGGCCAGCGGATTCAGCGGTCCGATTGCCGGCATGCTGGTGTCACGGCTGGGTTTGCGTTGGGTGGCGACCGGCGGGATGGCGCTCAGCGCGTTGAGTTTCTACGGTCTGGCGCTGACTGACTTCAGTAGCCAACAGTGGCAGGCCTGGGGGCTGATGGCGTTGCTGGGATTCAGCGCTGCCAGCGCGCTTCTGGCGTCAACAGCTGCCATTATGGCGGCGGCACCGGCAGAAAAAGCCGCCGCGGCGGGCGCAATCGAAACGATGGCCTATGAGCTGGGCGCAGGGCTAGGTATTGCCATCTTCGGTTTACTGCTGAGCCGGAGTTTCTCGGCGTCTGTCATGCTGCCGACCGGGTTAAGCGAACAGGACATTGAACGCGCGTCGTCATCAATGGGCGAGGCGGTACAACTTGCCCATACGCTTTCACCAACGCTTGGCGACGCGGTTCTTGGGGCGGCCAGACAGGCGTTCACCTGGTCGCACAGTGTGGCGTTAAGCAGCGCCGGAAGTTTGTTGATCCTGCTGGCGGTCGGGATGTGGTTCAGTCTGTCAAAGATAAAACAGCATTAA
- a CDS encoding GFA family protein: protein MLDVYACHCTLCQKWSGGIAMYLEASGQPLMSPESSEPSHFPSSTRGERFFCSGCGCPLWFMLTDSERYFIPWTLLELNEVDRRRLILAAEIYTETQPAFWRLTGQYARLSGKEVEEMDYPCQLAH from the coding sequence ATGCTTGATGTCTATGCCTGCCACTGCACGTTGTGCCAGAAATGGTCAGGTGGTATTGCCATGTATCTGGAAGCCAGCGGTCAACCGCTGATGTCGCCAGAGTCATCAGAACCTTCGCACTTTCCCTCTTCAACACGTGGAGAACGTTTTTTCTGTTCCGGCTGCGGATGCCCACTGTGGTTTATGTTGACCGACAGTGAGCGCTACTTTATTCCGTGGACATTGCTGGAGCTTAACGAGGTCGATCGCCGTCGCCTGATCCTGGCTGCCGAAATCTACACTGAAACGCAACCCGCTTTCTGGCGTCTCACGGGGCAATACGCTCGCCTGAGCGGCAAGGAAGTTGAGGAGATGGATTACCCTTGCCAGTTAGCCCACTAA
- the ompC gene encoding porin OmpC has product MKLKLVAVAVTTLLAAGAVNAAEIYNKDGNKLDLYGKVHAQHYFSDDTSKDGDKTYVRTGFKGETQINDQLVGFGQWEYEFKGNRTESTNASNSDKTRLAFAGLKFAEYGSLDYGRNYGVAYDIGAWTDVLPEFGGDTWTQTDVFMTSRTTGVATYRNNDFFGLVDGLNFAAQYQGKNDSASATNPKGRDAVESNGDGFGLSTTYEYEGFGIGATYAKSDRTDGQVAYGRTDTLNADGDTAEVWAAGLKYDANNIYLATTYSETRNMTVFGDDYIANKAQNFEVVAQYQFDFGLRPSVAYLKSKGKDLGAWGDQDLVEYVDVGATYYFNKNMSTFVDYKINLLDDNNFTKHAGVSTDDIVAVGLTYQF; this is encoded by the coding sequence ATGAAACTTAAATTAGTTGCAGTGGCAGTGACTACCCTGTTGGCAGCAGGTGCAGTAAACGCAGCAGAGATTTATAACAAAGACGGCAACAAACTGGATCTGTACGGTAAAGTACACGCTCAGCATTATTTCTCTGATGACACCAGCAAAGATGGCGACAAAACTTACGTGCGTACCGGCTTTAAAGGCGAAACGCAGATCAATGACCAACTGGTTGGTTTTGGCCAGTGGGAATATGAATTTAAAGGTAACCGTACCGAATCCACCAATGCTTCAAACAGCGACAAAACCCGTCTGGCATTCGCTGGTCTGAAATTCGCTGAATACGGTTCTTTAGACTACGGCCGTAACTACGGCGTAGCGTACGACATCGGCGCATGGACCGACGTTCTGCCTGAGTTCGGTGGTGATACCTGGACCCAGACTGACGTGTTCATGACCAGCCGTACTACTGGCGTTGCAACTTACCGTAACAACGATTTCTTCGGTCTGGTTGACGGCCTGAACTTTGCTGCTCAGTACCAGGGCAAAAACGATAGCGCAAGCGCTACAAATCCAAAAGGCCGTGATGCAGTCGAATCTAACGGCGACGGTTTTGGTCTGTCTACTACCTATGAGTACGAAGGCTTCGGCATCGGTGCTACCTATGCAAAATCTGACCGTACTGATGGTCAGGTCGCCTATGGCCGTACCGACACTCTGAACGCCGACGGCGACACCGCGGAAGTATGGGCTGCTGGCCTGAAATACGATGCGAACAACATCTACCTGGCAACTACCTACTCTGAAACCCGCAACATGACTGTGTTTGGCGATGACTATATCGCGAACAAAGCACAGAACTTTGAAGTGGTTGCTCAGTATCAGTTCGACTTCGGTCTGCGTCCGTCCGTGGCTTACCTGAAATCCAAAGGTAAGGATCTGGGTGCCTGGGGCGATCAGGATCTGGTTGAATACGTTGACGTGGGCGCGACCTACTACTTCAACAAAAACATGTCTACCTTCGTTGATTACAAAATCAACCTGCTGGATGACAACAACTTCACCAAGCATGCTGGCGTAAGCACCGACGACATCGTGGCTGTAGGCCTGACCTACCAGTTCTAA